The nucleotide sequence CGAGGTGTCTTTCACGAGACACACGCCATGCTTGGGGATATCCAACTCGTTCTGAAACGGTCCCGTCAGGTATCGTTCCAGATGCGGCATGAGTTGAATCTCAGATAGTGCATCGCTGGGTTCCGCCCGTGGAGCGCGCCCGCTCTCGTCTTTCGCGAGGAATACTTGGCCACCTTGACCACGGAGTCTACCAATCTGTCCTGCCTCGGACAGGAGATCCCGAGCTTTCTCATAGAGATCGTCTGGTATTGTCTGAGCAAAGTCACGCGACAACATAACGCGCAAAACCCGATTGAGCACAGGTGTGCCATCAGGAGGCAATAGTGCTTTTAGGCGGTCTGCAACCGCCCGAGCGGAAAGCGCAGGCATTCACCATGTCCCAACCAGCCGCAACCTTAAAGAGAACTCTCAATACCTGCAAGATTTACTGTGGCTGGACGGGGCTCAGGTGACTTCTGCATACTGGGCCCGCTGGCAATAGCAGCGACTTTACCTGGAGGCCGCCGGCATTCCGCTCGATCCGTCCTTTGCCGAGCAGAAGGACATCATGCTCCGCTGCAAGGGCGTGTTCTACGCCTGCGGCGACGGCGCAGAGGCGCGCCGCTTCAACCGCATGCTGATCGACGCCGAGCTGATCCGCGGGCTTTAGGGGTCTGCAGCGAGACAGATTGAGGTCTGCTCCAGAAGGCGCCTTTCCGGTTCCGTCCTCCGTCCGGAGGATGACAGTCGCGACGCCAATGCCTAGCTCATCTGCATCCGCAACATGGGAGGTTGATATGACGTCGTCCGTCAAGGAGATGCTGGCCGCGGCCAATGCCGCGGTGCCGAAGATCACGCCGGCCGAGGCGAAGGCGATGATCGCCAAGGGCAACACGCTGGTGCTCGACGTGCGCGATGCGCCGGAGATCGAGAAGAGCGGCAAAATCGAAGGCGCCCACCACGTCTCGCGCGGCATGCTCGAATTCCGCGCCGATCCGGACTCGCCGTATCACGACAAGGCCTTTGCCAAGGACAAGACCATCATCCTGTATTGCGCCTCCGGCGGCCGCTCGGCGCTGTCGGGCAAGACGCTCAAGGATCTCGGCTACGACAAGGTGTTCAATGTCGGCGCGTTCAAGGACTGGGCCGAAAGCGGCGGCCCGGTCGACAAACCGATCGAGGCGGGGATGTAGCTTGCGTGCATGGGGCAGGCGAAAGCCTGCTCCATGCCCCGCCGTCATTCGGGCTCGCGGAAGGCGAGACCCGTGGACGGGCATGACAGCGGAGCTTGGACCATAGCCGTCATCGCGAGCGTAGCGAAGCGATCCAGGGGCGACACAGATGATGTGCATTTTAGCCCCTGGATTGCTTCGCTACGCTCGCAATGACGGTGGTGAACAGTGTCGCCCCACCACGGTGTCATCGCCCGGCTTGACCGGGCGATCCAGTACGCCGAAACCTTGGTGAGTCCTCCGAGAGCTCGCGGCGTACTGGATGCCCGCCTGCGCGGGCATGACGCCGGAGTTTGAATTATGACAGTCAGCGCGAGCTTCGGCGGACACGTCGCTGCGTTCCCCATGACGCGCTCAGGCAGCGGGCCTCACTTCGAAATCTTGCTCCACAGCCAGCGCGCGACCGCCTGTGGCGACGACTCCGCGTCGCTTCCGGAAGCGCGCAGATTTGCTTGCTGCATCGTCGCGATGTCGATGCGGCCGAGCAGGGGGCGCAAGGCATCCTGCAATGCGCGGTCATCAGTGCGCTTCGGCGACAGCAGCAGGATCGCGTCGTAAGGCGGGATCGCATGCTTGGGATCGTCGAGCACGACGAGATCGTATTTCGCGATCAGCCCGTCGCTGGTGTAGCCGGCGATGATGTCCACCTCGCCCGAGGCGACGGCGGCGTACATGAAGTCCGGCTGCATCTGGCGCTGGGCGCGGAAGGCGAGGCCATAGGCGTCGCGCAAGGCGGCCCATTCCGGCCGGGAGAAGAACTCGTAGTCGCCGGCGATCGACATGCCGGATGTATGCCGCGCGAGATCCTCGATCGCGCGGATGCCGAGCGCCTCGGCCTTCTTGCGCGGCATCACCAGCGCATAGGCGTTCTCGAAGCCGAGCTCGCCGAGCAGGGTGACCTTGTCCTTGGCGAGATCCTGCTTCAAGGCGGCGAGCAGCGCCTCGCGCGGCAACTGCTCCTTGTGATGAAACTGGTTGGCCCACAGCGTGCCGGAGTAATCGACATAGGCATCGATGTCGCCGTTCCTCAGCGCCTCATAGATCACGCTGGAGCCGAGCCCCGCGCGCGACGTGGCCGTGAGACCCGCGGCCTGCAGCCGCTCGCTGATCAGCGCCGACAGCACATATTGCTCGGTGAAGGTCTTTGCGCCGATCACGTAGCGCGCGGAGGTGCCGGCGAGCGAGGGCAGAAGGCTTGCCGCGACCATCAGCGCGATCGTCGCCGTGCCGAGTCCCACGCGCGCGCGGCTGCGCGTGCGCAGCCCGTTCTCGATCAGCGCCAGCAACTGATCGACCACGAGCGCCAGCACCGCGGCCGCGACGCAACCGAATACGACCAGCACCCAGTTCTGCGTCTGCAATCCGGCAAAGATGTAGTTGCCGAGCGAGGTCTGGCCGATCGGCGTCGACAGGGTGGCGGTGCCGATCACCCAGACCGCGGCAGTGCGGATGCCGGCCATGATGACCGGCAGCGCCAGCGGCAGCTCGACCATGGTCAGCGCTTGGCGTTCGGTCATGCCGACGCCCTTGGCGGCCTCGATCAGGCCGGCGTCGACGCCATCAAGTCCGGTGATGGTGTTGCGCAGCACCGGCAGCATCGAATACAGCGCCAGGGCCAGCACCGCCGGCAGGAAGCCGAACGCCGAGAACGACAGGCCGAACCAGCGCAGGCTCAGTGCGGCGAGCGCCAGCAGCAGCGGATAGAACAATGCGAGCAGCGCCAGGCCGGGCACGGTCTGCACCACGCTGGCGAGGCCGAGCAGCAGATTGCGCAGCGACGGTTTGTTGCGCGCGAGCAGCGCCAAAGGAAAGCTGATCACGAGGCCGAGCGCCAGCGCGGCGATGCTGACGCGCAGATGACTGCCGAGATAGTCGGCGAGATGCGACAGCGCCTCGGCCAAGCGCGGATCGGACAGCAGGCTCATGCGGCGCCGCCTTCGGGCAGCAGCGCTGCGAGCCGTGCGGCTTGGCGCCGCGGCGTCGACATCAGCTCCGTCACATAGGGCTCGCGGCTGGCTGCGAGCTCCGCGGCCGTGCCGACCTCGATTAGGCGGCCCGTCCGCATCACCGCAATGCGATCAGCCAAGAGCAGGGCTTCGGTGATGTCGTGGGTGATCATCAGCGTGGTCAGTCCGAGCTTCTCGTGCAGCGCGCAATAATCGTGACCGAGCGCATCGCGCGTCAGCGGATCGAGCGCGCCGAACGGCTCGTCCATCAGCACGATGCGGGGCTTGGCGGCGAGCGCGCGGGCGACGCCGACGCGCTGGCGCTGGCCGCCTGAGAGCTCGTCGGGCATGCGGTCGCGGTAGGCCTTGCGATCGAGCTGCACGAGGTCGAGCAGCTCGTCGACGCGGGCGGCGATGTCGTTGGCCGGCGTGCCCAGCAGCTTCGGGGTGATGCCGATGTTGGACGCAACCGTCATGTGTGGAAACAGCGCGCCGTTCTGGAACACATTGCCGATCCGCCGTCGCAGGGCGACCGGCTCGAGGCCGCCGATGTCCTCGCCGCCGATGCGGATCGCACCGCCGTCCAGCGCGATCAGGCGGTTGGTCAGCCGCAGCAGCGTGGTCTTGCCCGAGCCGGAGCCGCCGACGATCGCCAGGAACTCGCCCTCGGCGATGTCGAGCGAGACGTCGTCCACCGCGACCACCGGACCGGGGAAAGTCTTGCGGACACGATCATAGGTGATGAGGGGCGTGCGCGGCATGCGGCCTTTCGGGGGCGAGGGGCCTCGGCCCCAGACCTAGCACGTCCGAGGGCTGCGTTGAACTTCACGGCGCAAGCGGCTAAGCCGTCCGGGCCATTTTCGGGGAGGAACTTGGACGTGACGCAGTCAACGGCCGCCGCGGTCTCGCTTGAGGGGACGACGGTCGCATTCCGTCTTGCTGGCGGGCGCACCTATACCGCCGTCGAGACGGCGCAGCTGAGCGTTGAAGACGGCGAGTTCGTCGCCATCGTCGGGCCGACCGGCTGCGGCAAGTCCACTTTGTTGAACGTCGCCGCGGGACTGCTGAAGCCCGCGGCCGGCCACGTGCGCATCTTCGGCAAGCCGCTGGCGGGCCTCAATCGCGAGGCCGGCTACCTGTTCCAGGCGGATGCGCTGTTTCCCTGGAAGACGGCGCTGGAGAACGTCGCGATCGGCCTCGAGGTTGCGGGCACGTCCTCGACCGAAGCTTCCGCCAAGGCGCAGCAATGGCTGACGTCGGTCGGCCTCGGCGCGTTCGGCAACCGCTATCCGCACATGCTGTCGGGCGGCCAGCGCAAGCGCGTCGGCCTCGCCCAGGTGCTGATCCGCAATCCCCGCATCATCCTGATGGACGAGCCGTTCGGCCCGCTCGACGCGCAGACGCGGCAGATCATGGGCAATCTGCTGCTCGACCTCTGGAACGCCGACCGCAAGGCCGTGCTGTTCGTCACCCATGACCTGGAAGAGGCGATCGCGCTCGCCGACCGCGTCGTCATCATGTCGGCCGGTCCGGCCTCGCGCATCATCGGCGACTGGCGCGTGACCCTGCCGCGCCCGCGCGACATCTTCGAGGTGCGCATGAAGCACGAGTTCCACGAGCTGCATCGCGAGATCTGGCAGACGCTGAAGGCCGAGGTCGAGAAGACCTACAAGCAGGCGGAGGCGGTGTGATGTCGCGTTCGAGACTGGCTATCTGCCAAGGGCTCAGCTCAGACTCCCCTCCCCCTTGCGGGGAGGGGTGGGGGGTGGAGGTCCCAGGAAAGATTCTCGCTCGTGGCACCCCCACCCCCGACCCCTCCCCGCAAGGGGGAGGGGGGCCCAGCAGTGCGCGACGCTGCGATCTCGCGTCCCTCATGCAGATGGAAGCAGTATGATGTCGCGTGTCACCCTGCTCGCGCTGCAATTGCTCGTCGCGATCGTCGCGATCGCGTTGTGGCAGTTCTTCGCCACCGTGCCGGTGTTCGGCCGCATCCTGCTGCCGCCGTTCTTCTTCTCCAACCCGGTCGACGTGTTCAGTCAGGTCGTCAAATGGTTCGCGACCGGCGCGATCTGGAAGCATCTCGCGATCACCCTGTGGGAATCGATCCTCGCTTTCGCGATCGGCTCCCTCGGCGGCGTGCTGGTCGGCTTCTGGTTCGCGCGCAAGCCGCTGGTCGCTGCGGTGTTCGATCCCTACGTCAAGATGGCCAACGCGCTGCCGCGCGTGGTGCTGGCGCCGATCTTCACGCTGTGGCTGGGCCTCGGGATCTGGTCCAAGGTCGCGCTCGGCGTCACGCTGGTGTTCTTCATCGTGTTCTTCAACGTCTATCAGGGCGTGAAGGAGGTCTCGACGGTGGTGCGCGACAACGCGCGCATGCTGGGCATGAGCGAGCGGCAGCTGATGCGCCATGTGTATTGGCCATCGGCGCTGTCGTGGATGTTCTCCTCGCTGCATACCTCGGTCGGCTTCGCCGTGGTCGGCGCCGTGGTCGGCGAATATCTCGGCTCGGCCGCGGGCCTCGGCTATTTGATCCAGCAAGCCGAGGGCGTGTTCGACGTCGCCGGCGTGTTCGCCGGCATGTTCGTGCTGTCGGCCTTCGTCATCCTGATCGACATCTGCGTGACGCTGGTGGAACGCCGGCTGCTGGTGTGGCGGCCCGATGCGGCGGATGGGCGATGAGGGCAGTGCTCTCACGCCACCCTCCGCTGTCGTCCCCGCGAACGCGGGGACCCATAACCCCAGGGAGTGGTTTGGGGCAGGCGGGAGGACCAGTCTTTTCTCACCGCGAGATCACGCGGTATGGGTCCCTGCGTTCGCAGGGACGACAGCGGAGGATCTGGCCGCCTTCTCAACTCCACCGCACAGGCCTAGTCTGATCGACAACACGAACGGAGGAAACAACATGAACAAGATCATCGGCCGGGTCACCGGCGCGCTGCTGGCGCTGACGCTCAGCACGGGGATCGCCTCGGCAGCGAGCAAGGTCACGATTGCAGTCGGCGGCGGCGCCTGCCTGTGCTATCTCCCGACGGTCCTCGCCAAGCAGCTCGGCGAATATGAGAAGGCCGGGCTCGACGTCGAGCTGGTCGATCTCAAGGGCGGCTCGGATGCGTTGAAGGCCGTGCTCGGCGGCAGCGCCGATGTCGTCTCCGGCTATTTCGATCATTGTGTCAATCTCGCCGCCAAGAAGCAGGAGATGCAGTCGTTCGTCGTCTACGACCGCTATCCCGGCCTCGTGCTGGTGGTCGCGCCGTCGCACAACAAGGAGATCAACTCCATCAAGGATCTCGCCGGCAAGAAGGTCGGCGTCAGCGCGCCGGGCTCCTCGACCGACTTCTTCCTGAAGTACATGCTGAAGAAGAACGGCCTCGATCCCGCAGGCACTGCCGTGATCGGTGTCGGCCTCGGCGCCACCGCGGTGGCGGCCATGCAGCAGGGCCAGATCGACGCGGCCGTGATGCTCGATCCCTCGGTGACCGTGCTGCAGGGCGCCTATCCGGACCTCAAGATCCTCTCTGATACCCGCACCCAGCACGACACGCTCGAGGTGTTTGGCGGCGAATATCCGGGCGGCGCGCTGTATTCGACGGTGGCCTGGATCGCCGGCCACGAGAAGGAGACGCAGGCGCTCACCAATGCGATCGTCGCGACGCTCGGCTGGATCCATGCGCATACGCCGGAGGAGATCATGGCCAAGATGCCGGAGGAGCTCGTCGGCAAGGACAAGGCGCTGTATCTCGCCGCGCTGAAGAACACGATCCCGATGTATTCGCAGACCGGCAAGATGGACCCGAAGGGCGCGGACGCCGTGCTCGCCGTGTTCTCGACCGGCTCGCCTGAGGTCGCCAAGGCCAATATCGACGTCAGCAAGACCTTCACCAACAAGTTCGTCGAGCAGGCGAAGGCTGCGAAATAACGGGATGACCGACGTCGTCATCCATCGCGTCACCACGCTCGACCTCAAGGTCGAGCCGTTCGAGTGGCCGTTCGCACGAGAGCGCCGCGACGACATCGCGGCGCATTTCGCCGAGCGCCAGCGCGAGAAGCCCGGCCTGTGGAACGGCCGCATCCTGCTCGGGCGTGAGGCCCGCTTCGATCACGGGCAGTTCTCGGCCAGCTATTTCGAGACGGATTTCGCCAGCCTGCTGGCGTGGCGCGACTGGGGCTTTCCGGACCGCACCGCCTTCAACGGCTTCGGCATGGGCGCGATACGCTCCAGCGACGGCGCGTTCGTACTCGGCGAGATGGGCGCGCACACCGCCAATGCCGGCCGGCTGTATTTCCCGGCGGGCACCCCGGATCTCGACGACGTCGACGGCAGCACGCTCGATCTGGCGTCCAACGTCGCGCGTGAGGTCGAGGAGGAGACCGGGCTGACCCCGGCGGACTATCAGGCATCCGCGCATTGGGACTGCGTCGTGACCGGCGCGTCGGTCGCCTTGATGCGCGTGCTCGACGTGGCCGAGACCGGCGAGGTCCTGCAGCGTCGCATCGAAGCCAATCTCGCCGCGCAGGATGAGCCGGAACTCGCAGGCGTCCGGCTGGTTCGGAGCAGGGACGATCTGACGGCAGCGATGCCGCGCTTCGTCACCGCCTTTCTCGAAACCCAGTTCAGCGCCGGAGCGCCTTCCGCATGAGCAAGAAAGCCCGCTCGCTTGCCACCGAGCTCGATCCCTACATCTCGCCGTTCCGGATCGACGGCGGGCACAAGTTTCATCTCAAGTCGCACAAGACCAAGGTGAAGGGCGGGCTCGACAAGGAGCAGGGCGAGGCGATCATCGAGGAGAACCGCAAGCGGCTCGCCGACTTCCAGGAGAAGCTCTACGCGCAGGACCGCTGGTCGGTGCTGGTGCTGCTACAGGGCATGGACGCCTCGGGCAAGGACAGCGCGATCAAGAGCATCTTCGAGGGCGTCAATCCGCAGGGCTGCGAGGTGACCTCGTTCAAGCAGCCGACCTCGAAGGAGCTCGACCACGACTTCATGTGGCGGACCTGCATCGCGCTGCCCGAGCGCGGCCGCATCGGTATCTTCAACCGTTCTTACTACGAGGAATGCCTCGTCACGCGCGTGCATCCGGAGGTGCTGAAAGCCGAGAAGCTGCCGCCAAGGCTCGTCACCAAGAACATCTGGCGCGAGCGCTTCGAGGACATTTCCGCCTTCGAGCGCTATCTCTCGCGCAACGGCACGGTGATCCTGAAGTTCTTCCTCAACATCTCCAAGGAGGAGCAGCGCGAGCGCTTTCTCGACCGGCTCGAGGAGCCGGCGAAGAACTGGAAGTTCTCGATGGGCGACGTCACCGAGCGCGCCAAGTGGCAGCGCTACCAGGCGGTCTATCAGGACATCGTGCGCCACACCTCGACGCCTTACGCGCCGTGGCACGTGGTGCCGGCCGACCACAAATGGTTCGCCCGCGTCGTCATCGGCTCGACCATCGTCGCCGCGCTCGAAAGCCTCGACCTGCACTTTCCGCGCGTCGATCCTGCCTCGCTCGCCGAGTTCAAGGCGGTGCGCAAGGCGCTGGAGAGCGAGGGCAAGGGCGGGAAGAAGGGCTGAGGACGCTCAGCGCCAGCCGCATCGTTCATTATTCGGCGGCGCCGCCCAGCTCGTCATGCCCGGGCTCGACCCGAGCATCCATCTGCTCAATGAAAGCCGTCCAAGAAGCTGGATGGCCGGGTCAAGCCCGGCCATGACGAAGCAGTGAGCTGGGTGCTCGCTTGCCCTCATCATTGAACGAGAGGGAGGATTGACGGCCAGTCCGCACGCGCCGATCCGGCTATCTCGCCTCACGCTGCGCCCGCCCGTCGCGTGTCGTTCACCTGCAGGAAGCGCTGCTCGAATTCCGCGGCCGGCATCGGCTTGCCGAAATGATAGCCCTGGCCCTGCTCGCAGCCGAGCCGGAGCAGGAAGTCGGCGGTGGCCTGGTTCTCGATGCCCTCGGCGATGACGGACAGCCCGAGCTGCTTGCTGAGGCTGACCGTCGAGCCGACGATCGCGGCGTCGTCGGTCTGGGTCAGCACGTCGCGGACGAAGGAGCGATCAATCTTGAGGCCGTCGAGCGGGAACTTCTTGAGATAGCTGAGGCTCGCATAGCCGGTACCGAAATCGTCGAACACCAGGCTGACGCCGAGGGCCTGCAGGCGGTTGAAGGTCTGCAGCACGCCGGGCTCGTCATGCAGCAGGATGTCCTCGGTGACTTCGAGCTCGAGCAGGCCGGGCGACAGCCCGGTCACGGTGAGCAGCTTGCTGACGAAGGCGGCGAGGTCGCCCGACTGAAACTGTGACGGCGACAGGTTGACGCCGACGCGGATCTCCTGGCCGGCGAGCTGCCACTCCCGTGCCTGCCGGCACGCCGTCGCCATCACCCAGGTCGCAACGGCTTCCGACAGCGGCGAAGTATTGACGACCGGGATGAAGTCGCCTGGAGGTACGAGGCCGCGGGTCGGATGCCGCCAGCGGATCAATGCCTCGGCGCCGATCACGCGCCCGCTCAGCAGATCCACCTGGGGCTGGTAGAACAGCTCGAACTCGCGCCGCTCGACCGCGAGCGCAAGCTCGGCCTCGAGCGTCAGCCGCTGCTCGAGCTGCTGGCGGATCGCGCTCTCGAAGATCACGTGACTGCCGCGCACGTCGGTCTTGGCGCGGCACAGCGCAAGATGGGCGTTGCTGAGCAGCTCGTCCGCCGTCTGGCCGCCCTCGGGGTGAACCGCAACGCCAAGGCTGACCTTGACGCGCTGCTGGCGGCCCGCGGCGTCCAGCGGCGCATCGAACAGGCGCGCGAGATGCTCTGCGAGCTCGGCCACGGTGCCGCCGATGGCGGAGCAGGGAATCGCGACGGCAAATTCGTCGCCGCTGAGACGGGCGACGCGGCCCATCCTGCCGATCTCGGCGCGGAGCCGCTCGGCCGCCGCACGCAACACGCTGTCGCCGAAACTGTGGCCCAGCATGTCGTTGATGTGCTGGAAGGCATCGAGGCCGATCACCAGCAGCACCACCTGATCAGCGGCGCCATCCGCCGTCTCGATCATGGCCGCGAGTTCGGTCTGCAGCGTGTTGCGGTTGATCAGCGCGGTCAGCGTGTCGTGCTCTGCGAGATAACGAATACGTTCCGCCTCGCGCTTGCGCAGCGAGATGTCGCGCAGGATCACGCCATATTGCAGGCCGTCGGCGCCCTGCCAGGCCGAGACGCTCGCTTCGACCGGAAACACCTCGCCGTCCTTGCGGCGGCCGTCGAATTCGACGCTGGCTCCGCCGGGCAGCAGCGTGGCCGGCAGCGCCGCCTCTTCCTGCGGGAAGAGATCACGGGCCGCGCCGTCGCCCTCGGCGCGCAGTCGCGCGAAAGGCTGGCCGATGATCTCGTCGGCGCCGTAGCCGAAGATCGCGACCGCGCCGGGATTCCACACCGTGATCCGCTGGTGCTGGTCGGTGCAGACCAGGCCGTCGCCGATCGACATCGCAATCCGCTCGAAGCGGCTTTCGGCGACATGCCGCAGCAGGCCGCGGAAGTCGATCTCGTCGAGCGCGGTGGCGGTGAGATAGGCGACCAGCGCGATCTGCAGCAACGACGTGTCGAGCACCAGCGCGTAGCGGTCGTGCAGCACCAGCGCGATCGCCTCGATGCCGACGCCGATCAGCACGATCAGCAGGCCGCGCCTTGCCGCGGACAGCCGCCGCCAGCTTGCCAGCATGACCGCCACGATCAGCAGCAGGGCGGCGACGGTCGCGACCGTCGTGGTCTTGAGCAGAGTGCGATGCTGAAGGATCGATTCCGCCGCCAGGGCCTGCAGCACGACGCCGGGAAGGACGCGTCCGTTCGGCACGCTGTAGTAATCGCCGAGCTCGATCGCGGTCGCGCCGACGATCACGCGCTTGCCCTTGATCGCGGCCAGCGCATCTGCGTTGCCGCGCAGGACATCGACATACGAGACTTTCGGCAGTGAAGACGGATCGATGCCGTAGTCGATCAGGAATGAGCTGTCCTTGACCGCGTTGCTCCCGGCCAGGAATGCTCCGAAGGATTGCACGAATGTCCTGTCGTGACCGTATTCGCAGTATTCGCCGAACGCGTAGCTCCTGACCCGGCCGTCGCGGGCCACCTCCACGTTCACGAGTGCGGACCACGCCAGCTGCTCGAACTGCGGCAATGGCCGGTTGATGTGAATGGCCGTGCCCTGCTGCGTCGCATTGAGCTGCCTGAAGGCGGGCAGCACGACCGCGCCCTTTGCATGCTGCAGGGCGTCCTGGAAGGCCCGGTCGCCCGCCGCGTCCGAGGGCGAGCTGAAGTCGACATCGAAGGCGACATCGCGAACGCCGGCGCGCTGCAGCTGGTCGAGCAGACGTGCATGGGTGGAGCGTGGCCACGGCCAGACGCCGAGCGCCTCGATCGAGCCGGGGTCGATCGTCACGATCGCGATCTCGCCGCTCGCGGGATGCTTGTTCAGCCGAAAGCGCAGATCGACGAGCGCGTCGCCGAGCAGCTCGTAGCAGCCGGACAGGCCGACCGTGAGCAGCGCAACGACGACCAGAATATGCGGCATGAACCGCCTGAACATGCCCCCTCCCGCCTGTTCGCGGACGGGCTTTTCGTCCCGTGTCCGCGATCCCGGATTCATTCCCGTGTCCCCAACTCCGCGGCGATGATCCGCCGCACCAGCTTCGCTCGCATCGTGACGATCGCGTCCCGTGGCCTGGGACGCATCGCCTCAGTTCCTGCCGTGGCCGGAGGCGTGGTCGCGGCCGCCATGGTCATCGCCATTGCCGCTGTTTCCCCGGCCGTTAGTGCCACCATTGCCGCTGTTGCCGGCATTGCCGTTCCCGTTGTTACCGGCATTCCCATTGTTACCGGCGTTGCCGCTGTTGCCGCTGTTGCCGCCATTGCCGTTGCCGCCGGCAAGGCTGGACGCAGCGATGCCGTTCGCATTGGCGCCGCTCGCTGATCCGCTCGGTGAGCCGATCGCGGCGGCGACGGCGGCGGCAATCGAGGAGTCGCCGGTGGCGCCGCTTCCGATCGCCGCATTGCCGGTGGAATTGCCGCTATTGCCTCTCGCATCGGTCCAGGAGGTGCTTCGTCCTGCGCCGTTGGCCGTTGTATTTGCGCCGTGCGCGAGGCCGCGCGTTGCCTTGTGGATGTTGAGATTGACCTCGCCGATCGAGCTCGAGATCCGCACCACATTCGGCCGCGCGGCAACCGACGTCGTTGCGGAACGCTGCGACGGCAGCGCCGATGCGCCGGAGCGGATCGGAGAGACATTGGTGTTGAGCGCGTGGATCACGCTGCCCTTCGCCTCGCGGGGCGCATGCAGGCCGTCGCGCGGCACCGGAACCCGATCGAGCGTCGGCGTGCGCGGACGGCCCTGTTCGATCGGCATGAACGTGCCGCTGCCGGACAGGTTGAGGCCGGACCGGCCGCTGGCAAAGGTGGTGGCGGCCTGGCCGGGCAGCACCTGGGCGATCTGTCCGCTCTTGAAATCCGAGACCTGCACCTGGCCACGGCTGACCTCGACCTTGGCGGTGCGGCCTGAGATCGTGACGCTGAACTGGGTGCCCTTCACGACGGCGGCGAGATAGGGCGTCTCGACCTCGAAATGCTGCACGTTGCGCTTCTCGACATCGAGCAGGATCGAGCCCGCGCGCTGCAGGATCGTGGTCGCCATGCCGTCCTTGGCGGCGGCGGGGAGGCCGACCTCGGAGTTCGGCGCGATCATCATGGTCTCGGCGCCGCGCGTCAGGCGCACGCGTCCGTTCGGACCGGTGCGGATGGTGTCGCCCGGCTTGAGGGCGTCGTCGCGGCCGAGCGAAACCTGCGCCGCCCCCTGCGTGGCGACCCAGACCTCTCCGGATGATTTGCTCACCAGCCACGGCTCGCCGTCGGCGGCGAAAGCAACCGGCGTCGCGCCGAAAAGGCACGCGGCGATCAGTCCCGATCTCAGGAGGCGCTTGGATGACATGGCACGAACTCGCGTCGTTGGCAGCCTTTGAAACTAATCCAAATGTTTCAAGAGACCCTTAGGAGTTGCACCGGTGTTTCCTTCACGCGTTTACGCTTCATTGACCTTAACAAATTAAGAACGAACCATGGGTCGCCGTGGTGTCAGAAGCGTTGGGAGGTCTGCGGAGCGGCGCGCCGAGGCGATCGCGCCGTGCGGCTTGCGGCTGCCCGGAGGGGCCGCGGCGGCTGGGGTTTCGCTGCTCGCAGCCCTGTTCACGAGCGGCGTCCATGCGCAGCAGGTCGGCCAGCCGAGCTTCGATCCGCGTCAGACCGAGAAGTACTTCGACGAGCAGTCGCGTTCGCCGCAGCCGGCGCCGCCGCGCCCGCGCGCGCCTCAGTTCAGCACGCAGGGCGGGGGCGATCATAAGCCTCTGTTCACCATGCGCGGCGTCATCCTGACGGGAACCTCGGCCCTCTCAGCCGACCAACTCGCCGCGACCTATCAGCCTTACATCGGCAAGCCGGTCTCGCAGGCCGACCTCGCCGCGATCGCATCAGCAATCAGCGATCAGTACCGCGCCGCCGGGTTCCATCTCAGCCGGGCGATCATTCCGCCGCAGGACATCAGCAACGG is from Bradyrhizobium sp. ORS 285 and encodes:
- a CDS encoding polyphosphate kinase 2 family protein translates to MSKKARSLATELDPYISPFRIDGGHKFHLKSHKTKVKGGLDKEQGEAIIEENRKRLADFQEKLYAQDRWSVLVLLQGMDASGKDSAIKSIFEGVNPQGCEVTSFKQPTSKELDHDFMWRTCIALPERGRIGIFNRSYYEECLVTRVHPEVLKAEKLPPRLVTKNIWRERFEDISAFERYLSRNGTVILKFFLNISKEEQRERFLDRLEEPAKNWKFSMGDVTERAKWQRYQAVYQDIVRHTSTPYAPWHVVPADHKWFARVVIGSTIVAALESLDLHFPRVDPASLAEFKAVRKALESEGKGGKKG
- a CDS encoding EAL domain-containing protein produces the protein MFRRFMPHILVVVALLTVGLSGCYELLGDALVDLRFRLNKHPASGEIAIVTIDPGSIEALGVWPWPRSTHARLLDQLQRAGVRDVAFDVDFSSPSDAAGDRAFQDALQHAKGAVVLPAFRQLNATQQGTAIHINRPLPQFEQLAWSALVNVEVARDGRVRSYAFGEYCEYGHDRTFVQSFGAFLAGSNAVKDSSFLIDYGIDPSSLPKVSYVDVLRGNADALAAIKGKRVIVGATAIELGDYYSVPNGRVLPGVVLQALAAESILQHRTLLKTTTVATVAALLLIVAVMLASWRRLSAARRGLLIVLIGVGIEAIALVLHDRYALVLDTSLLQIALVAYLTATALDEIDFRGLLRHVAESRFERIAMSIGDGLVCTDQHQRITVWNPGAVAIFGYGADEIIGQPFARLRAEGDGAARDLFPQEEAALPATLLPGGASVEFDGRRKDGEVFPVEASVSAWQGADGLQYGVILRDISLRKREAERIRYLAEHDTLTALINRNTLQTELAAMIETADGAADQVVLLVIGLDAFQHINDMLGHSFGDSVLRAAAERLRAEIGRMGRVARLSGDEFAVAIPCSAIGGTVAELAEHLARLFDAPLDAAGRQQRVKVSLGVAVHPEGGQTADELLSNAHLALCRAKTDVRGSHVIFESAIRQQLEQRLTLEAELALAVERREFELFYQPQVDLLSGRVIGAEALIRWRHPTRGLVPPGDFIPVVNTSPLSEAVATWVMATACRQAREWQLAGQEIRVGVNLSPSQFQSGDLAAFVSKLLTVTGLSPGLLELEVTEDILLHDEPGVLQTFNRLQALGVSLVFDDFGTGYASLSYLKKFPLDGLKIDRSFVRDVLTQTDDAAIVGSTVSLSKQLGLSVIAEGIENQATADFLLRLGCEQGQGYHFGKPMPAAEFEQRFLQVNDTRRAGAA
- a CDS encoding FecR domain-containing protein gives rise to the protein MSSKRLLRSGLIAACLFGATPVAFAADGEPWLVSKSSGEVWVATQGAAQVSLGRDDALKPGDTIRTGPNGRVRLTRGAETMMIAPNSEVGLPAAAKDGMATTILQRAGSILLDVEKRNVQHFEVETPYLAAVVKGTQFSVTISGRTAKVEVSRGQVQVSDFKSGQIAQVLPGQAATTFASGRSGLNLSGSGTFMPIEQGRPRTPTLDRVPVPRDGLHAPREAKGSVIHALNTNVSPIRSGASALPSQRSATTSVAARPNVVRISSSIGEVNLNIHKATRGLAHGANTTANGAGRSTSWTDARGNSGNSTGNAAIGSGATGDSSIAAAVAAAIGSPSGSASGANANGIAASSLAGGNGNGGNSGNSGNAGNNGNAGNNGNGNAGNSGNGGTNGRGNSGNGDDHGGRDHASGHGRN